DNA sequence from the Butyricimonas faecalis genome:
GAGCCATCGTCCGTGCCAGCCACCGATTCAGATGAAAAAATATATTCACCCCGATACTATAATTGGACGCGTAAAAGAAGCCTCCCCCCAGTTGCTCGCGCGACATCATCACCTCGTCCCATCTTTCCAACCATCCCGTCGTGCCGGACACCACCGGAACATGATTACGGAAACACCAATTATAATTATCGACTGCCACGACCGGGGTTGTGAATTCAATCGCGACATCCGCTTGTTTCAACTGATCATCCGTACACGTTGCCCGGTTATTCTCATCCACGATCAACACGACTTCATGCCCTCGCGCCCGAGCCAAACGCTCTATCGCTTTTCCCATTTTCCCGTATCCAAGTAATGCAATCTTCATTCTATTAATTAAAAAAAATAATGTATCACTATTTTACAAAGATAATATTTAAAAATAAAAAAGGCCACCCGAGGGCAGCCTTTTCTGATATTTTATAATTACTAAGCTAACTCTTTCACTTTCGCAACGATCGCTTTGAAAGCTTCCGGTTGATTCATGGCCAAATCAGCCAGAACTTTACGGTTCATGTTTACCTCAGCTTTATGAACTAAGCCCATAAACTTAGAGTAAGACAAACCTTCCATTCTAACCGCAGCGTTAATTCTCTGAATCCACAACGCTCTAAATTCTGATTTTTTCTTCTTTCTGTCACGGTACGCGTACGTTAAGCCTTTTTCATACGTGTTTTTGGCAACCGTCCAGACATTTTTTCTTGCACCAAAGTTACCTCTGGTTTGACTTAACACCTTTTTTCTACGTGCTCTTGAAGCAACGGCATTTTTAGCTCTTGGCATAATCTTTTGTTTTTTGAATGTTAGCGCCCCTCAAGGAACTTAACTGGCATAACATCCCGGTTAATTACTGTTTTTTTTTAAATTTCTTAGATACAAAGCATTTTTCTCACAGTTGCATCGTTAGCAATGTCAACGATAGACGTATGAGTCAAATTTCTTTTTCTCTTGGTTGCTTTCTTGGTCAGAATATGACTTTTAAAAGCATGTTTTCTCTTAATCTTCCCGGTAGCAGTCAAAGAAAATCTTTTCTTTGCACTACTTACACTCTTCATCTTTGGCATTTGTTCTAATTTTAATTTGTTTCAGAATATATGTAATTATAAAATACCTTATTAATTTTAGATTTAATGATTTTAGATTTCAGATTGAAACATTCCATGATTTTGAATACAGAAACCGATTCATTCCAAATTCCAAATTTTAAATGCTAAACTTTCACTATTTTTTCGGGGCGATAACCACGATCATCTTCTTCCCTTCAAGCATGGGCGCGGATTCCAACTTCCCGTAATCTTCCAACGCGTTGACAAAGCGTTCCAACAAGTCAGCCCCTTGATCTTTAAACAGAATCGAACGACCCTTGAAGAACACGTAAGCTCTCACCTTCGCACCTTCTTGCAGGAACCCGATCGCGTGTTTCAACTTGAAATTGAAATCATGATCATCTGTCTGAGGCCCGAAACGGATCTCCTTTACAACGACTTTCACGCTCTTGGCTTTAATCTCTTTCTGCTTTTTCTTCAACTGATACAGGAACTTGCTGTAATCAATGATCCTGCATACAGGTGGATCGGCATTGGGGGATATCTCTACCAGATCAGCTCCGGCAGCTTCAGCCATGGCTAAAGCTTCTTTTAAAGAATAAACACCCGCTTCTACATTTTCACCAACAACTCTCACAGAAGCAGCCCGAATTTGCTCGTTCACTCTGTGCTGTGGCTTGTCATTTTGACCTCTGCCCCTAATTTCCATTGTTCTTGCTATAATTAATCCTCCTTTTATTATTATTCATTGTAGATAGAGTTCAACTGAGCCTCTACCTCTTTATTTATCATTTCAGCAAACTCTTCCGTTGTCATCGATCCTTTATCTCCCTCCCCTTGACGACGAACAGAAACTTT
Encoded proteins:
- the dapB gene encoding 4-hydroxy-tetrahydrodipicolinate reductase; this translates as MKIALLGYGKMGKAIERLARARGHEVVLIVDENNRATCTDDQLKQADVAIEFTTPVVAVDNYNWCFRNHVPVVSGTTGWLERWDEVMMSREQLGGGFFYASNYSIGVNIFFHLNRWLARTMARFADYKVSVEETHHIHKLDAPSGTALTLAKDILKEHPEYTSWVLDEGKVEAGELPVKAKREGEVPGIHSVTYKSGVDEIQIYHSAYSRDGFAQGAVMAAEFLMGKKGMFGMEDLIKIKDEN
- the rplT gene encoding 50S ribosomal protein L20 → MPRAKNAVASRARRKKVLSQTRGNFGARKNVWTVAKNTYEKGLTYAYRDRKKKKSEFRALWIQRINAAVRMEGLSYSKFMGLVHKAEVNMNRKVLADLAMNQPEAFKAIVAKVKELA
- the rpmI gene encoding 50S ribosomal protein L35, coding for MPKMKSVSSAKKRFSLTATGKIKRKHAFKSHILTKKATKRKRNLTHTSIVDIANDATVRKMLCI
- the infC gene encoding translation initiation factor IF-3 is translated as MEIRGRGQNDKPQHRVNEQIRAASVRVVGENVEAGVYSLKEALAMAEAAGADLVEISPNADPPVCRIIDYSKFLYQLKKKQKEIKAKSVKVVVKEIRFGPQTDDHDFNFKLKHAIGFLQEGAKVRAYVFFKGRSILFKDQGADLLERFVNALEDYGKLESAPMLEGKKMIVVIAPKK